One window of Amaranthus tricolor cultivar Red isolate AtriRed21 chromosome 13, ASM2621246v1, whole genome shotgun sequence genomic DNA carries:
- the LOC130798525 gene encoding serine/threonine-protein kinase STY13, translating to MNSKSNESNENIPEIGKTVEESNATQKRSLSDANDVGKLSSKSMMFRADMVDLKNFDIHIHRHFSRVLSRDVKEEWEIDSAKLELKYNIANGTYGSVYKAIYDGREVAAKVLNWGEDGMATAAEIENLRNALRKEVVVWNKLDHPNVTKFIGASMGFSNFKIPSASLGGEVDNSPPPRTCCVVVEYLAGGTLKHYLIKHTRRKLPMKVVIELALDLSRGLSYLHSKKIVHRDVKTENMLLDTSRRLKIADFGVARVEAQNPCDMTGETGTLGYMAPEVLDGKPYNRKCDVYSFGICLWEIYCCDMPYANLSFADVSSSVVRLNLRPEIPGCCPAPLANIMRKCWDANPYRRPEMEEVVKQLETIDTSKGDMVSEDRVQSCFCFSFGRGP from the exons ATGAATTCAAAGAGCAATGAAAGTAATGAAAATATTCCAGAGATCGGAAAGactgttgaagaatcaaatgccACCCAGAAACGTTCCCTTTCTGATGCAAATGATGTGGGAAAATTGAGTTCAAAAAGCATGATGTTTAGGGCTGATATGGTTGATTTAAAGAACTTTGATATTCATATACATAGACATTTCAGTCGGGTTTTGTCTCGAGATGTTAAGGAGGAATGGGAAATAGACTCAGCGAAACTCGAATTGAAGTATAATATTGCCAATGGAACTTATGGATCTGTTTACAAGGCTATTTATGATGGAAGAGAGGTTGCAG CTAAAGTTTTAAACTGGGGTGAAGACGGTATGGCCACTGCTGCTGAAATAGAGAATCTACGAAACGCATTGCGAAAGGAAGTTGTTGTTTGGAATAAACTTGATCATCCGAATGTTACAAAG TTTATTGGAGCTTCAATGggattttcaaatttcaaaatccCTTCTGCTAGCTTAGGTGGTGAGGTCGACAATTCGCCCCCTCCTCGGACATGTTGCGTTGTCGTCGAGTATCTTGCCGGAGGAACATTAAAACATTATTTAATCAAACATACTAGAAGGAAACTTCCTATGAAAGTTGTTATCGAACTTGCTTTGGACCTTTCGAGAGG GTTAAGTTACCTTCACTCGAAAAAAATAGTACACCGTGATGTTAAAACCGAAAATATGTTGTTAGATACTAGTAGGAGATTAAAGATTGCTGATTTTGGTGTTGCTCGAGTCGAGGCACAAAATCCGTGTGATATGACCGGTGAAACGGGTACGCTTGGATATATGGCCCCAGAG GTGCTTGATGGCAAGCCTTATAATAGGAAGTGTGATGTCTATAGTTTTGGGATCTGCTTGTGGGAAATTTATTGTTGTGACATGCCTTATGCTAATTTGAGTTTTGCCGATGTGTCTTCTTCGGTGGTTCGATTG AACTTGCGTCCAGAAATACCGGGATGTTGTCCAGCACCATTAGCGAACATTATGCGCAAATGTTGGGATGCTAACCCATATAGACGCCCCGAAATGGAGGAGGTCGTGAAACAATTAGAAACCATCGATACAAGCAAAGGTGATATGGTTTCGGAGGATCGAGTTCAAAGTTGCTTTTGCTTTAGTTTTGGCCGTGGCCCATAa
- the LOC130798523 gene encoding homocysteine S-methyltransferase 2 isoform X1, which yields MRENLSSSSSSMFSKFLADCGGIAIVDGGLATELERHGADLNDPLWSAKCLLTSPHLVRQVHLDYLEAGSDIIISASYQATIQGFRAKGFSLEESEALLRKSVEIACEARNLYYEKCGRASMEDRDDSKILKCRPILVAASVGSYGAYLADGSEYSGDYGNTVDLDCLKNFHRRRVQILAESGADLIAFETIPNKLEAQAYAELLEEGNVNITAWFTFNSKDGEHVVSGDSLLECASIAEASNKVVAVGINCTPPRFIQGLILSIRKVATKPIIIYPNSGETYDPIIKEWVQNSGVADEDFVSYVKNWWKAGASLFGGCCRTTPKTINGIYRTFSERSASPR from the exons ATGAGAGAAAACCTATCATCGTCTTCCTCTTCAATGTTTTCTAAATTTCTTGCAGATTGCGGTGGAATCGCAATCGTTGATGGCGGATTAGCGACGGAACTAGAGCGTCATGGCGCTGATCTTAATGATCCTCTTTGGAGCGCTAAATGTCTTCTCACTTCTCCTCATCTTGTTCGTcag GTTCACCTTGATTACCTTGAAGCAGGTTCTGATATTATAATCTCTGCATCATATCAG GCGACCATTCAGGGATTTAGGGCTAAAGGGTTCTCTCTAGAAGAAAGTGAAGCCTTGCTAAGGAAAAGTGTTGAAATAGCCTGTGAAGCACGTAACTTGTATTATGAAAAATGTGGTAGAGCGTCAATGGAAGATAGAGATGATAGCAAGATCCTAAAATGTCGGCCCATCTTAGTTGCAGCATCAGTTGGGAGCTATGGTGCTTATTTGGCTGATGGTTCTGAGTATAG TGGGGACTATGGTAATACAGTGGATCTAGATTGCTTGAAAAATTTTCATCGGAGAAGAGTTCAGATTTTGGCTGAATCAGGCGCTGATCTGATTGCATTTGAAACAATTCCAAATAAATTAGAAGCACAG GCTTATGCTGAACTCCTGGAAGAAGGAAATGTAAACATTACAGCTTGGTTTACTTTTAATTCAAAAGATGGGGAGCATGTGGTCAGTGGTGATTCCTTGCTCGAGTGTGCATCAATTGCCGAGGCAAGCAATAAGGTTGTTGCAGTTGGAATTAATTGTACCCCTCCAAGGTTtatccaaggattaattttgtCAATTAGAAAG GTGGCAACCAAACCAATTATCATATATCCAAACAGTGGTGAGACCTATGATCCCATCATAAAGGAGTGGGTG CAAAATTCAGGGGTTGCAGATGAAGATTTTGTGTCTTACGTGAAAAATTGGTGGAAAGCAGGAGCTTCTTTATTTGGCGGATGCTGCAGAACTACCCCAAAGACGATAAATGGTATTTACAGGACTTTCTCAGAGCGATCAGCATCTCCACGTTAA
- the LOC130798523 gene encoding selenocysteine Se-methyltransferase isoform X2 yields MRENLSSSSSSMFSKFLADCGGIAIVDGGLATELERHGADLNDPLWSAKCLLTSPHLVRQVHLDYLEAGSDIIISASYQATIQGFRAKGFSLEESEALLRKSVEIACEARNLYYEKCGRASMEDRDDSKILKCRPILVAASVGSYGAYLADGSEYSGDYGNTVDLDCLKNFHRRRVQILAESGADLIAFETIPNKLEAQAYAELLEEGNVNITAWFTFNSKDGEHVVSGDSLLECASIAEASNKVVAVGINCTPPRFIQGLILSIRKVATKPIIIYPNSGETYDPIIKEWVGLQMKILCLT; encoded by the exons ATGAGAGAAAACCTATCATCGTCTTCCTCTTCAATGTTTTCTAAATTTCTTGCAGATTGCGGTGGAATCGCAATCGTTGATGGCGGATTAGCGACGGAACTAGAGCGTCATGGCGCTGATCTTAATGATCCTCTTTGGAGCGCTAAATGTCTTCTCACTTCTCCTCATCTTGTTCGTcag GTTCACCTTGATTACCTTGAAGCAGGTTCTGATATTATAATCTCTGCATCATATCAG GCGACCATTCAGGGATTTAGGGCTAAAGGGTTCTCTCTAGAAGAAAGTGAAGCCTTGCTAAGGAAAAGTGTTGAAATAGCCTGTGAAGCACGTAACTTGTATTATGAAAAATGTGGTAGAGCGTCAATGGAAGATAGAGATGATAGCAAGATCCTAAAATGTCGGCCCATCTTAGTTGCAGCATCAGTTGGGAGCTATGGTGCTTATTTGGCTGATGGTTCTGAGTATAG TGGGGACTATGGTAATACAGTGGATCTAGATTGCTTGAAAAATTTTCATCGGAGAAGAGTTCAGATTTTGGCTGAATCAGGCGCTGATCTGATTGCATTTGAAACAATTCCAAATAAATTAGAAGCACAG GCTTATGCTGAACTCCTGGAAGAAGGAAATGTAAACATTACAGCTTGGTTTACTTTTAATTCAAAAGATGGGGAGCATGTGGTCAGTGGTGATTCCTTGCTCGAGTGTGCATCAATTGCCGAGGCAAGCAATAAGGTTGTTGCAGTTGGAATTAATTGTACCCCTCCAAGGTTtatccaaggattaattttgtCAATTAGAAAG GTGGCAACCAAACCAATTATCATATATCCAAACAGTGGTGAGACCTATGATCCCATCATAAAGGAGTGGGTG GGGTTGCAGATGAAGATTTTGTGTCTTACGTGA
- the LOC130798524 gene encoding FACT complex subunit SSRP1-like — translation MADGHLFNNISLGGRGGTKQGQMRVHSGAVLWKKLGGGKAVEVDKSNISGLFWMKVQRSNQLGVQSRDGLYYKFTGFRDQDVATLTSFFKSSYGINPEEKHVSVSGHNWGEVDFNGNMLAFMVGSKQAFELSLADVSQTQMQGKNDVLLEFHVDDTTGANEKDSLMEISFHIPNSNTQFVGDENRPSAQVFHDKIMSMADVDAEEAVVTFDGIAILTPRGRYSIELHLSFLRLQGQANDFKIQYSSVVRLFCLPKSNQPHTFVVITLDPPIRKGQTLYPHIVMQFETDYVVESTLSISEELLNTKYKDKLEPSYKGLIHDVFTNILRALSSAKVTRPGKFRSCQDGYAVKSSLKAEDGILYPLEKSFFFLPKPPTLILHEEIDYLEFQRHVVAGSNMHYFDLLVKLKTDQEHLFRNIQRNEYHNLFDFISSKGLKIMNLGDGAGQPTSTIAALSSDDDDVDPHLNRIRDAQDESDEEDEDFVADRDDGGSPTDDSEEDQSDASASGEEGEIQKPAKKEKKDLTTSKASSSKKKSKDGDEEGSKKRRQKKKKDPNAPKKAMSGFMFFSQAERENTKKENPGIMFTDIAKALGEKWRNMSAEEKEPYEAKARADKKRYNDQIGGYKNSQSANVDSENESDSH, via the exons ATGGCGGACGGTCACCTCTTTAACAACATCTCTCTTGGCGGTCGTGGCGGCACA AAGCAAGGGCAGATGAGAGTTCATTCAGGTGCTGTTCTGTGGAAAAAGCTGGGCGGGGGAAAAGCTGTTGAAGTCGATAAGAGTAATATCTCTGGATTATTCTGGATGAAGGTGCAGAGGTCAAATCAACTTGGAGTTCAAAGCAGAGATGGGTTGTATTATAAGTTTACAGGTTTCCGGGATCAG GATGTTGCCACCTTGACCAGCTTTTTCAAAAGCAGCTATGGAATTAACCCCGAAGAGAAACATGTTTCTGTTAGTGGGCATAATTGGGgagaagttgattttaatg GTAATATGCTGGCTTTCATGGTTGGCTCAAAGCAAGCCTTTGAACTTTCTCTTGCTGATGTTTCACAAACTCAGATGCAAGGAAAAAATGACGTTCTATTAGAGTTCCATGTGGATGATACCACTGGTGCTAACGAG AAAGATTCGCTTATGGAGATCAGTTTTCACATACCAAATTCTAACACCCAGTTTGTTGGTGATGAAAATCGCCCTTCTGCTCAA GTTTTCCACGACAAGATCATGTCTATGGCTGATGTTGATGCAGAAGAGGCTGTTGTCACATTTGATGGTATTGCTATCCTTACTCCTAG GGGTCGGTATAGTATCGAACTCCATCTTTCGTTCTTACGTCTTCAAGGACAAGctaatgattttaaaatccAGTACAGCAGTGTTGTTCGTCTTTTCTGTCTTCCCAAG TCAAACCAACCACATACATTTGTTGTTATCACTTTAGACCCTCCAATTCGTAAAGGGCAAACACTTTATCCACACATCGTCATGCAG TTTGAGACTGATTATGTGGTTGAGAGCACTCTTTCCATTAGTGAGGAACTCTTAAATACCAAGTACAAGGATAAGTTGGAACCTTCTTACAAG GGTCTCATTCATGATGTATTCACAAACATATTGCGTGCCCTATCTAGTGCCAAAGTCACTAGACCCGGAAAATTCCGTAGCTGCCAAGATGGATATGCTGTCAAGTCATCACTCAAAGCAGAAGATGGAATTTTGTACCCGCTTGAAAAGAGCTTTTTCTTTTTACCCAAGCCCCCAACTCTTATTCTTCATGAGGAG ATTGATTATCTGGAGTTCCAAAGGCACGTTGTTGCAGGATCAAATATGCATTATTTTGACCTCCTTGTAAAATTGAAGACAGATCAAGAACATCTCTTTCGGAATATCCAGAGGAACGAATACCACAACTTGTTTGACTTCATCAG CTCTAAGGGCTTGAAAATCATGAATTTGGGTGATGGTGCTGGTCAACCTACGAGCACCATTGCAGCTCTTagcagtgatgatgatgatgtcgaTCCTCATTTGAATAGAATCAGGGATGCACAAGATGAGAGTGATGAAGAG GATGAAGATTTTGTTGCAGACCGGGATGACGGAGGGTCTCCTACTGATGATTCTGAAGAAGATCAATCTGATGCTAGTGCTAGTGGTGAGGAGGGAGAG ATTCAGAAGCCTgcgaagaaggaaaagaaagacTTGACAACATCAAAAGCCTCCTCAAGCAAGAAGAAATCTaaagatggagatgaagaaGGATCGAAGAAGAGAAGacagaagaagaaaaaggatcCAAATGCACCAAAGAAGGCGATGTCTGGTTTTATGTTCTTCTCGCAAGCTGAACGCGAG AacacaaagaaagaaaatccAGGTATAATGTTCACAGATATCGCGAAAGCTCTTGGGGAGAAATGGAGAAACATGTCAG CTGAGGAAAAAGAACCTTACGAAGCAAAAGCACGCGCTGACAAGAAGCGTTACAACGATCAAATCGGTGGCTACAAGAATTCACAATCTGCAAACGTAGATTCAGAGAATGAATCTGACAGTCATTAG